The genomic DNA aaaggatttgttttccCTGCAGCGCCTTCACCGTTCGcgacaatatatatataaaaaaggggTTAAAATACTAAAAGAATCAATATCTGTGGTGCCTACTGAtacagaaaaaattaaaacaaaaaaacaaaacaatcgaCAGCTGCAGCAGTCAGTCTGTCGACTTACttttattaatcctttatttatccaggtaaaaatctcattgagattaaaaatctcatttacaagagagacctggcatcatagcaacaaaagtcacataccacataggtatataacatttaaaacaaatacaatatcccatacaaacatgtgtaaaatatacaataacagatcaaattaagagtacattaaaaacaatcacactgagTAAAAGAGCTGTTCTCTCGTTCCTTTAAGACAGACTAAAACTCTCCCAAGGTAACCAATTCTGATAATTTCAGTTCCTTCTGCAGATTATTCCAGGAAGCAGGGGCAGCGTATTTAAAAGCCCTTTTCCCCAATTCTGTTCTGATTTTTGGGACAATCAATTGAATGATTTTGTTCGAACGAAGGTTGTATtggttgtggtttttacacatataaataccagtttaaaacaaattaaaacacactGATGTGTCGGGTCCTTTGCCCGCAGCCAGAAATCCACCTGGCAAAGCAGCAGCTCGGTACTCTGTGAATAAAAGGCAGGAGATCACTTAGCTGGACAGTAAAACACAGGAATATTCCTCAACTGAATTGGTTTTGTCACCTGTCCACAAGTTCGTGTCACACCCTAATAAATGTGGGTCAGTCGTGCCAAAGCGCTCACAGGCGGCAGGTAGTCCTCATGCAGCAGTCGCCCCCAGCTGATGTCTGAGCAGGAGATATTCACCCCTATGCatacaaactgcaaatgaatcacgcatgagcgaagccgctgcttTTACTGCTCTTTTACTATTACTTTTTATGGATCACAAGGTATAAAactacgcacacacacacacacacacacacacacacacacacacacacacacacacacacacacacacacacaaaactccaCTAGAGTGCCTATTTCTGGTCACTTTTGCTGGTCGCAAGTCCGGATAAAGGAggagggttggaattgtgacattacaaaagcaataattgctaaaagaaattttatttgtagttCTAAGTGTATTCTAAATGCTTTTAGGgtgtttttactcactttatgtctcttccatgatgttatttctctctcctacAGCATCTGTTACAATTACATAGGCATGACTAATTacgcaaattaggcgatgacgtcatttagcgacttctagagacttttaggacagccaatagtgattttccttactgaggagttggcaacactgattGAGACAAGTGGGACTGCTGATTGGCTGGTTTGAAAAAGTTCCTGAATGTGGATTGATTGGTTGGATGGATAGCAGTCTTTTAGCCTCAAGACATCCACCTCGCCCTCTCCTTGCCTcgtcttcaattcaattcagttttatttatatagcaccaaatcacatcaacagtcaccttatatttattgtacggtaaagaccctacaataatagagagaaaaccccaacaatcagatgaccccctattagaaaatactttgtgacaatgggaaggaaaaactcaattttaacaggaagaactcCTACCGCCATCTTTGGGGTAGGGAGAGGGAGACAggcaacccgttctcactcccaaagcgtaacattttacgctaggtgacaaatcgtcaccatattacgttttcggctacccaccacgttcctaaatgagagcttagaaacacgctatttaacatcattaaagtcctggttaaggtcaggaataaggttatggtcagggctagggataaggttaggtttagggctggaatacagggctggaacgcctattaccgcgggagcgtcattgcactggattccagccataacccgccacgtaccataagaacgccgaaggtcctTTCAcattcctcaggaacgccgcgggacgtgacaaaacgtcgacatgttacgcctcgggagtgagaacgctctgagACAGGACAAAATACATGCAACACCCAACAAAGCAGCCAACACAGAGCCAGACATTTGTTAGTAGcattcagtgtttgtgtgtaaagcCTGAATAGAAGGGAATTTTGAAAGCTGAGTTGTACTCCAGATATATTTCTTATTACATGAAAGCATTTTGTAGATAGTCTTTGTAAATAGTGATCCGTAAATACCACTCTACATATGGAACACCTTGTAGCAGTTCGGTAGTAGTGAGaagccttttttgtttgttggttaGAAGCCTAGTTTAAAGAACTGTCATTTCTTtgccttttattttctgttaggGAAAACAGGGATCATTAGaaattgttttgttcttttggcATTGCTCCCCTTTGAAGCCAAAAAAAACTGCTGCTCAGTAGTTTTGTTCAGTGCTGCTGGGCTTTCCCTAGGAGTGGCTGGCGTGGAGGACTCGAAACTCATGTTATGTCTCAGTTACTGCTAGACAAGGTTATAAATGACTGTAGCTACTACTGCCTCTCATTTGTGCATTGGATGGCTGATGAAAAATATGGAACTTTTTTAACATGTACGTAAAGCGCTTTTGTATGATGTTTTTATGTAAAGGGAAAATCCCTGATTAATTTAATAAAGGTTTTTATCCACTTGACCTTTTGATCATTGCTGCTtactttgtttttgaaatttttgGATGTTTGTTTGGAAAAGTTGGTTCAAGAACTTGGGAGAGCTTTACAAGGGCTTTAGTGACTAGTGTCAGTGCTTTAAGAGTGACTACCTACACacgaatggtaaatggcctgtatttatatagcgctttactagtacctaaggaccccaaagcgctttacatatccagtcatccacccattcacacacgcattcacacactggtgatggcaagctacattgtagccacagccaccctggggcgcactgacagaggcgaggctgccggacactggcgccaccgggccctctgaccaccaccagtaggcaacgggtgaagtgtcttgcccaaggacacaacgaccgagactgtccaagccgaagctcgaaccggcaaccttccgattaggaaggttgccggttgtaatccaaggcgaactcccaaggcgaactcccaactcttgagccacgatcgcccgtagatgatctgatatcgtcgtgttggtgttgttaccagatcatcatgaaaatgttgttccaggttcaacatcgcaagtgaccaatcacattgttgtgacgttattcttttgcgcgccaagccattcgtgcatttatgaaattccaatgttgcaaggacaatatcaattctgcttaccgtttattaaagggttatggttaggtttagggttagggtccgttgatcggcaGACAGAAGCGGTTTCTCGCAGCTTAAACTTAGAGTCCCCCGAGagcagccatttggcttttctacctttaaaacccgccttccagccaaatggctggtaggtgtttagctaggctttagcttcagccaagtggaagctaaattggctagtcattcatatgtaaattaggttgttacctgagaattctggaggggagtgggggtgtgtgaatgagggggtgggggagctgctaaaagctgtgaacttccttttgtgtttgtcttgatgcattctcaatcattcAGGGAAATAAACCttcaaaagtcaccaacttggagtgtttcagtttgccatcttagggagaaatcaacacacatgggtgtatttcctttgttgctgagatttattgctaaaaacagtacaaaaaaccaaccatttgtacacatatttacaaataataataaaaagtgagtgagtacatttcaacattttcagcaatcactcacaatcctggcactgccatggtatctgtagtctgcatttaccacatgtgtatctgtagcagtgaacacatcgcacagtggcatgattgttcttgcatttgtgtttgacctgacacatggctctttttccagggctaggtgtggagggttgtgtccgaagcaactgttcttttcttgccttcttcccaGCTTCCcaacactaccaaaaggaagccaaacactgtcaccctttacaacaaaacaaagtgtggcgtggatgtgatggaccagatgcttcgggagtacactgtccgcagaggaacacggcgctggccagttgccgtgttttacaacatgattgacatggcagcactgaatgcacatgtgctgtatcaagcatgcaccgggacgaaggaaagacgggtggacttcctggtggagcttgcaagagagttggctcactctcatgtagttgaaatgtactcactcactttttattattatttgtaaatatgtgtacaaatggttggttttttgtactgtttttatcaataaatctcagcaacaaaggaaatacacccatgtgtgttgatttctccctaagatggcaaactgaaacactccaagttggtgacttttggagatttatttccctggatgattgagaatgcatcaagacgaacacaaaaggaagttcacagcttttagcagctcccccacccgctcattcacacacccccactcccctccagaattcccagataacaacctaatttacatatgaatgactagacaatttagcttccacttggctgaatctaaagcctagctaaaagcctaccagctaTTTGGCTGGAaggcgggttttaaaggtagaaaggtagaaggcAGGGCACTGCTGCTCTCGGGGGACTCTAAGTGTTAAGTACAGTCTTTGGTTTTACGGCGTTTTTTCctgaagtcgcaaaagtatgacgtcacaacattctgattggtcacttgcaatgttgatcctggaacaacatttagtatgatgatctgggaacaactcCAACACGACAATATCATATCATGCACCTACACACATCTTCAGGAAGTGGGGTAGAACTGTCACATTCCTGATATCAAACCACTCTGGAAGCATAGATAACGACAGAAGCATCTTACATAGGCTATGGAGAAAAAGGATTGGATTGTTGTACCGGGGTCCAAAGTCCTGGTTTCACATGAAAGtgaattttacatttcttttgtaACTCGGCTCCTTTTGTCTGGAGGAAGAATGGAGAGGCTTTGAAGTTCAGTGTGAAGGTTCTGTAGTCTGTGATGACTATGATGATTATTTGTTGGCCCACAGTGTTTTATCAAGTCAGCATAGCATCAACCAGGACTTTTTTTAGAGGAAGATCAGAAACAACCTGGGCTTCAATAACAGCTCAGCAGTGCCAGAAGCTCATCATTTTAATACAATATAGATGCAGTTATTCACTGTAAAGGAGCCCTAACCAAATGCCGAATATGTAAATGAAGGTACTCTTCagaagaaaagattttttttgcaatctTGGAAATAGAAAAAAGAGAGATATAATCCCTGATGTGTCAATAGATTAATAAAACTCACTGTAACCCACTCTGCAACACATAACAAAGATTTACCAGTACCGATGCTCTCCCAAATAACCAgagactttgtttttaaatggtaaTTGCTTGGCATCCAGTCACAGGCTAAATGGAATGTGGTCAATGTGTGGCCTTTAATTAAGCCCTTCCACAGGGGAGAATTTACTGCTTTGGAAGGAGAAAAGAATACGTACATGGTATTTTCCCCACCCACTTAGGCCAGTAAGTCATAAAGCATGTATGCTGTGGGTACACAAGGGAATTCCTGCTTTACTGATGCATACAACAGCATTAACATAATGCACTATATCTCCAATAGGATGACACAGAGTGGCTAAATTTGAAAAGACCTTGCCTCAAAGGGCAACACATATGATATGATACAAATATGTCTTGTGCCCCATTTCTTTCTGACTCAGCTATGAGCTCTTTTTGTGATTAGATGAAGGTCTTTTCTGAGGGCTACTATGGATGAGCTGATAGTGTGTCACAATAGGCTAGGTTGTTCTTCTCAAGTCCTCAACAATAGTTTCTactatgaaaatatttttgaaatgcCCCAAAATTCTAAGGAGATATTTTTCTTCAAACGTTTGCAGAGATTCGTGCTGGTCTAACGGGCAGGGACCGCCGTGTAtcatttacagtttttgcccgttgcttgaacacCATGAACCCATGCctagactaaagtaacacaagttgaagcttttgttaccatacctcaaacacatgtaccccTACCTTAAACAAAAGCGGTGCTTTGCACCCCAGTTCCAATTATGCAACACACCtactcctttatgcaacacacatggtcctgcatgctacactccatttcatacataagacacttcgctcacaaaatgaaatttcagggtgccatttggaaaacacatgtatccaaaatacaaaacacatcgggtaattgcaaccactcaaatacacacctgaaggcacttacttgcaaaaccgaacaccaattagccaactacaaaaagccctcagcatagccatttcaagaactttgcaagcatggatggagggagagcaagaggaagaggaagaggaagaggtagaggaggaggaggaagaggaggaggaggccgaagaggccatgcacggacccatatttctgatgaaataagagcaactttggtggaccatgtcatcaaccatggcctgactatgagggaagctgggcagagagtccacccacatctaagccgcttcacagtggcatctgtaataCGAACATTCCGACTAGAAAACAGGTATGTCTTCACCTCCATACCTTCTGCTCTACTCAGATGGTTTTATAGCACTGTTCTACAGTATATCACATTACCATATCAAGTGTACGGGGTGCTAatgctccttttgcagccaaagtggcTGATTCcttatattgaagtacagtgttgtacagtggatgacacagtacatacagtaaagtactgtaagaaaaataagcaaaccgatGACAATATGTCGTTGTATTTCTCCAGAATGACTCGAAGACCTTCTGGGGGAGGACGGcaacgcctgttcacacaacagcaggaacttgccgttgtggacctagtgagggcagacaatgccatccgtctccaccagctacgacggaaaatacttgcagacaggcgagtgttcagcaacatagaccatgtgagcatcaccaccatcagacgcatcttgggtaaacacagcatcaccatgaagcagctctacagagtcccattcgagaggaacagtgacagggtcaaaggacttcgagctgaatatgtacGGGTACGTGTAACTGTCCCTTACATTTACAATAGAGTATTGGTGAAGTCCAGTAgcagctgaatatgtaccataTCAGTACCACTTGGATCTATTCTGAGAgctacacaggtacctgtgtgatggggtgagggtgctgtatgtgtagcactgtagtacagtgatatgttcccctttttttcagagaatcttggccatggatggagctgcacagcctcatgaatacattttcattgatgaagctggattCGACCTGAGCAAAACAAGACGACGGGGTCGTAATGTAATTGGCCAAAGGGCAATTGTGCACGTCCCAGGGCAGCGCGGGGGAAACATCACATTATGTGCCGCCATATGCCTTCGAGGGCTTCTGCACCATCATGCAATACTAGGTCCATACAATAGCCAGcacatactcacatttctagatgctctccatgatatagttgtacagaacagaccagATCAGCCCAGGTTTGTGGTGATATGGGATAATGTCAGTTTCCATCGGGCTGCTCTGGTCCAGGCCTGGTTCTCCAACCACAATCAATTTGAAGTGGTATACTTGCCCCCTtactcaccatttttaaaccctatagaggaatttttttcggcttggagatggcgtgtatatgaccgccaactacatttctcccacaaaacgctacgtccagatgaacagaatcaacttttggagatgtgtcttgtcatgttttcctgtttattttgaaagtccagTTTTCATGTCGTTgtgttttagtttacatttcCTGTGCATCGTTATGTTCATcctagtcagctgtttcctcatgtgtctccacttcccctgatcacctcatgtgtgtatttcagtCCTTTGTCTCTTACTGTTCATTGTCAGGATGTCTGCGAATTTCCCTCATGTCATCTAGTCACAGTCATAGTTTTACCTTTTGTTATCATGGTCAGTCATAGGTTCGTCATAGTTTATCATAGTTATGCTTGGTGTTTCATAGTTTCATGTTTTCAGCCGAAATAAAGGCTCGCCTTCAGTTTGCAAACCAGCTCCTTGCCTCCagtgtctgcttttgggtccgcTCCAACAAACACACCgacgcaccccgccgtgacaaaGATAATTATAGTTATTAATATTTTAGTAGA from Maylandia zebra isolate NMK-2024a linkage group LG15, Mzebra_GT3a, whole genome shotgun sequence includes the following:
- the LOC143412551 gene encoding uncharacterized protein LOC143412551 → MDGGRARGRGRGRGRGGGGRGGGGRRGHARTHISDEIRATLVDHVINHGLTMREAGQRVHPHLSRFTVASVIRTFRLENRMTRRPSGGGRQRLFTQQQELAVVDLVRADNAIRLHQLRRKILADRRVFSNIDHVSITTIRRILGKHSITMKQLYRVPFERNSDRVKGLRAEYVRRILAMDGAAQPHEYIFIDEAGFDLSKTRRRGRNVIGQRAIVHVPGQRGGNITLCAAICLRGLLHHHAILGPYNSQHILTFLDALHDIVVQNRPDQPRFVVIWDNVSFHRAALVQAWFSNHNQFEVVYLPPYSPFLNPIEEFFSAWRWMSANFPHVI